From the Nocardiopsis changdeensis genome, one window contains:
- the rpmG gene encoding 50S ribosomal protein L33 — MAATDVRPKITLACQECNHRNYITRKNRRNTPDRLTIKKFCPNCRKHNEHRETR; from the coding sequence GTGGCTGCCACCGACGTGAGGCCGAAGATCACCCTGGCCTGCCAGGAGTGCAATCACCGTAACTACATCACGCGCAAGAACCGTCGGAACACCCCCGACCGGCTCACGATCAAGAAGTTCTGCCCGAACTGCCGCAAGCACAACGAGCACCGCGAGACCCGCTAG
- a CDS encoding TIGR02678 family protein has protein sequence MVTDIHSEDTALIGERQAAARALMARPLLTERTHPAELSLVRSHAEWLTQRFHRVLGYRLTVAEDHARLVKRGPGAPAPLTRPTGAPFTPRTHTYLALTLAVLVEDTGPLGVRELADRVREAAYEAGVDADPARGLGERRAFCAALEFLAGLGALTEEEGRIADHRADALADARLVPHTRVVRAVAAHPPRAADDPDSFLAAASVVDPDGDNQGEIALRRLLAETAVVLREDLPDRQRDRLAAHQWRAAAALGNLLGCDVEVRAEGVALVLPDEADGFPSDDPVGQAALALVRHLSGRLHPGRPVTSVVVPDRELDAALAVFCGADAPERAEWSRTAGPEVPDPDRMRALVLDLLTGLGLLRGAPGAWSLAAAAARYGSETDERVPRIQDNDHDSRTQSARTSGSGQEEDSPDPRRDLDRVASVLQAVANEKVSATSGDPGDDGDG, from the coding sequence ATGGTGACGGACATCCACAGCGAGGACACCGCGCTCATCGGTGAACGGCAGGCGGCGGCGCGCGCCCTCATGGCGCGCCCCCTGCTCACCGAGCGCACGCACCCCGCGGAGCTCTCCCTCGTCCGCTCGCACGCCGAATGGCTCACCCAGCGCTTCCACCGCGTCCTGGGGTACCGCCTGACCGTCGCCGAGGACCACGCCCGGCTCGTCAAGCGCGGACCCGGAGCGCCCGCGCCGCTGACGCGGCCCACCGGCGCGCCCTTCACCCCGCGCACCCACACCTACCTGGCGCTGACGCTGGCGGTGCTGGTCGAGGACACCGGCCCCCTCGGCGTCCGGGAGCTCGCCGACCGGGTCCGCGAGGCCGCCTACGAGGCGGGCGTCGACGCCGACCCCGCCCGCGGCCTGGGCGAGCGCCGCGCCTTCTGCGCGGCCCTGGAGTTCCTGGCCGGCCTGGGCGCCCTCACCGAGGAGGAGGGCCGCATCGCCGACCACCGCGCCGACGCCCTGGCCGACGCCCGGCTGGTCCCGCACACCCGTGTCGTCCGCGCGGTCGCCGCGCACCCGCCCAGGGCCGCCGACGACCCCGACTCCTTCCTCGCCGCCGCGTCGGTCGTCGACCCCGACGGCGACAACCAGGGCGAGATCGCCCTGCGCCGCCTCCTGGCCGAGACCGCCGTCGTCCTGCGCGAGGACCTCCCCGACCGGCAGCGCGACCGGCTCGCCGCCCACCAGTGGCGGGCCGCCGCGGCCCTGGGCAACCTGCTGGGCTGCGACGTGGAGGTCCGCGCCGAGGGCGTCGCCCTCGTCCTGCCGGACGAGGCCGACGGCTTCCCCTCCGACGACCCCGTCGGCCAGGCGGCGCTCGCCCTCGTCCGCCACCTCTCCGGCCGCCTGCACCCCGGCCGCCCCGTCACCTCCGTTGTCGTCCCGGACCGGGAGTTGGACGCCGCCCTGGCGGTGTTCTGCGGCGCGGACGCCCCCGAACGCGCCGAGTGGTCCCGCACCGCGGGACCCGAGGTCCCCGACCCCGACCGGATGCGCGCCCTGGTGCTGGACCTGCTGACCGGGCTGGGCCTGCTCCGCGGCGCGCCCGGGGCCTGGAGCCTCGCCGCGGCGGCCGCCCGCTACGGGTCCGAAACGGACGAGCGCGTCCCCCGAATCCAGGACAATGACCATGACAGCCGGACACAATCCGCCCGAACGAGCGGTTCCGGTCAGGAAGAAGACTCCCCCGACCCCCGGAGAGACCTCGATCGGGTGGCGTCCGTGCTGCAAGCGGTGGCGAACGAGAAGGTGAGCGCGACCAGTGGTGACCCAGGAGACGACGGCGACGGCTGA
- a CDS encoding DUF2397 family protein translates to MGLNQWADDRADDERSGGERPAPRHGRAALLRLASWFEDAGPERADALAAAAYALYPARHLRGRVDEGVAATTGWWQAEPDRSTVTERPGTRPPEPVRDHRAQQARLRDAAESSAHWRRTGAAQVRALLARPTGPRAHLDLSGAGMEVLMELLTAALGSGDAGRGPTAAGDLEFALRLHVVSAPGYEVVVQGEGGELTLEGLRLCVTPYEQHEIPAGLLEPPASPTPPRPPNPPTSPVSPTHSAPSALSASPTPAAPAPSEPSAPSVQPEPPASSVPLGQPESFAQPASPVPFVPSEPSAPSVQPEPPASSVSSVTPAPLGQPESFVQPASPALPAHSGLSASSVPPESFVSPVTPAPLGQSGQSAPFAQPVTPVPSAQPGQPVPPASSVPPASPVTTGQPASSVTSAQSGSPAPSGAPTPSVPSGDDTPTPPGGLPLAAPGDAAPDDEAPTPPHGFPAVQGPRTGPDPGGHPAAPGHPGGAGEDPWPRTATPPGGIAVDPPTGALPVARNDDDEDRGTGPAGPGRDRPRTGTWG, encoded by the coding sequence GTGGGACTCAACCAGTGGGCGGATGACCGCGCGGACGACGAACGAAGCGGCGGCGAACGGCCGGCGCCACGCCACGGCCGCGCCGCGCTGCTGCGCCTGGCCTCGTGGTTCGAGGACGCCGGGCCGGAGCGCGCCGACGCGCTGGCCGCGGCCGCCTACGCCCTGTACCCGGCCCGCCACCTGAGGGGACGGGTCGACGAGGGCGTCGCCGCCACCACGGGGTGGTGGCAGGCCGAACCCGACCGCAGCACCGTCACCGAGCGGCCGGGCACCCGGCCGCCGGAGCCGGTCCGCGACCACCGCGCGCAGCAGGCCCGGCTGCGCGACGCCGCCGAGTCGTCGGCCCACTGGAGGCGCACCGGCGCCGCCCAGGTCCGCGCCCTGCTGGCCCGGCCCACGGGGCCGCGCGCGCACCTGGACCTGTCCGGGGCGGGCATGGAGGTGCTCATGGAGCTCCTCACCGCGGCGCTCGGCTCCGGCGACGCGGGCCGCGGCCCCACCGCGGCGGGCGACCTGGAGTTCGCCCTGCGCCTGCACGTGGTCTCCGCGCCCGGGTACGAGGTGGTCGTCCAGGGCGAGGGCGGCGAGCTGACCCTCGAGGGCCTGCGCCTGTGCGTGACCCCGTACGAGCAGCACGAGATCCCGGCGGGACTCCTGGAGCCCCCGGCGTCCCCGACGCCCCCCCGGCCGCCGAACCCGCCCACGTCGCCCGTGTCACCCACGCACTCCGCGCCCTCTGCGCTGTCTGCGTCACCCACGCCCGCCGCCCCCGCGCCATCCGAGCCTTCTGCACCGTCTGTGCAGCCCGAGCCGCCTGCGTCCTCCGTGCCGCTCGGGCAGCCCGAGTCGTTCGCGCAGCCCGCGTCACCTGTGCCGTTCGTGCCATCCGAGCCTTCTGCGCCGTCTGTGCAGCCCGAGCCGCCTGCGTCCTCCGTGTCGTCTGTGACACCTGCGCCGCTCGGGCAGCCCGAGTCGTTCGTGCAGCCAGCGTCACCCGCGCTGCCTGCGCATTCCGGGCTGTCTGCGTCTTCTGTGCCGCCTGAGTCCTTCGTGTCGCCTGTGACACCTGCGCCGCTCGGGCAGTCCGGGCAGTCCGCGCCGTTCGCGCAACCCGTGACGCCGGTGCCCTCCGCGCAGCCCGGGCAGCCCGTGCCGCCTGCGTCCTCCGTGCCGCCCGCGTCGCCTGTGACGACCGGGCAGCCTGCGTCCTCCGTGACATCAGCGCAGTCCGGGTCGCCCGCGCCGTCCGGGGCGCCCACACCGTCCGTGCCGTCGGGTGACGACACCCCGACCCCGCCCGGCGGCCTGCCACTGGCGGCCCCGGGCGACGCGGCCCCGGACGACGAGGCGCCCACGCCCCCGCACGGCTTCCCCGCGGTCCAGGGGCCCCGGACCGGACCGGACCCCGGGGGCCACCCGGCCGCCCCCGGGCACCCGGGCGGCGCCGGGGAGGACCCGTGGCCGCGGACGGCGACCCCGCCCGGGGGGATCGCGGTGGACCCGCCCACCGGGGCGCTGCCCGTGGCCCGAAACGACGATGACGAGGACCGGGGCACCGGACCGGCCGGCCCCGGCCGGGACCGGCCGCGGACCGGGACGTGGGGGTGA
- a CDS encoding MaoC family dehydratase, with protein sequence MSKLRHADVEVGTEIPERTFTVRRLDLVRYAGASGDFNPIHWNERFAKSVGLPDVIAHGMFTMAQAARLITDWTGDPGSVVDYSVRFSAPVVVPDDDEGAEISVGGTVKKKHDDGTVTVALSARSGGAKVLARSTAVVRLA encoded by the coding sequence GTGAGCAAGCTGCGCCACGCCGACGTCGAGGTCGGCACCGAGATCCCCGAGCGGACCTTCACCGTCCGCCGCCTGGACCTGGTCCGCTACGCCGGGGCGTCGGGCGACTTCAACCCCATCCACTGGAACGAGCGCTTCGCCAAGTCCGTCGGCCTGCCCGACGTGATCGCGCACGGCATGTTCACCATGGCCCAGGCCGCCCGCCTCATCACCGACTGGACCGGCGACCCCGGCTCCGTCGTCGACTACTCGGTGCGCTTCTCCGCGCCCGTCGTGGTCCCCGACGACGACGAGGGCGCCGAGATCTCCGTCGGCGGCACCGTCAAGAAGAAGCACGACGACGGCACGGTCACCGTGGCCCTGAGCGCCCGCTCCGGCGGCGCCAAGGTCCTGGCCCGCTCCACCGCCGTCGTCCGCCTGGCCTGA
- a CDS encoding ATP-binding protein, which produces MTRVPEGIETGDRAEAATGDDPTAAVLMDALARSGLPRGVHSWVTAALWGEEALQARAQGHAVPESPPRPPAPRTPDRVRRAYLTRIRVQGFRGIGRPAELAFPPGPGLTVIVGRNGSGKSSFAESAEAALTGRNPRWDAMPTGWRDGWRNLHYDESTEATVDILIAGDDAPTRITRRWTGDSVRSARGEIIRPDGTSAPLRALDWGEDLVRYRPFLSYDELGRTVSGRSAELYDTLTALLGLTGLAEAERRLARFCDSLAKRRDRPSRELPRLLEALHACDDPRAARAAELLTGPGLDLDALRRLAEDDGPSDPGLQVVMRRLRRLSVPERVVMTDVVNELRGASMELAMAAGNKNDHAYGVVRLLEEAVEHHQRHPGETTCPTCDTPGALGSDWVRRAQARLRVLRQQAAPAAAAHERADAARDQARFLMAPAPSWLPPDSELGRVWSLWESGATITDLGELADHIETVGKSLRAAAVSARREASERLEDPTGGWAEEAERLGAWLDDAKEALGARDTLAEAEAALTWLSEQARLLREERLGPVAGQAEQVWFRLRQERHIDLRGMRLIGRGARRRVEVDVTVDGVGDQTSAPGLLSQGEFQALALSICLPRTLVDGNPFGFLVLDDPVQAMDTETVEGLSAVLAEVGRHRQLVVFTHDTRLPDALRRLGLPATIRTINRDAMSNVWVSDGSDRY; this is translated from the coding sequence ATGACCCGGGTGCCCGAGGGGATCGAGACCGGCGACCGCGCCGAGGCCGCCACCGGTGACGACCCCACCGCCGCGGTCCTCATGGACGCCCTGGCACGGTCGGGGCTGCCCCGCGGGGTCCACTCCTGGGTCACCGCCGCCCTGTGGGGCGAGGAGGCGCTCCAGGCCCGCGCCCAGGGGCACGCTGTGCCCGAGTCCCCGCCGCGGCCACCGGCCCCGCGGACGCCGGACCGGGTCCGCCGGGCCTACCTCACCCGCATCCGCGTCCAGGGCTTCCGCGGCATCGGCCGCCCGGCCGAGCTGGCCTTCCCCCCGGGGCCGGGCCTGACCGTCATCGTCGGCCGCAACGGCTCGGGCAAGTCCAGCTTCGCCGAGTCCGCCGAGGCCGCGCTCACCGGCCGCAACCCCCGCTGGGACGCCATGCCCACCGGCTGGCGCGACGGCTGGCGCAACCTGCACTACGACGAGAGCACCGAGGCGACCGTCGACATCCTCATCGCGGGCGACGACGCGCCCACGCGGATCACCCGCCGCTGGACCGGGGACAGCGTCCGCTCCGCCCGCGGCGAGATCATCCGCCCGGACGGCACCTCCGCGCCGCTGCGGGCCCTCGACTGGGGCGAGGACCTGGTCCGCTACCGGCCGTTCCTGTCCTACGACGAGCTGGGCCGCACCGTCTCCGGGCGCTCCGCGGAGCTGTACGACACCCTCACGGCCCTGCTGGGCCTCACCGGCCTGGCGGAGGCCGAGCGCCGCCTGGCGCGCTTCTGCGACTCCCTGGCCAAGCGCCGCGACCGCCCCTCCCGGGAGCTGCCCCGGCTGCTGGAGGCCCTGCACGCCTGCGACGACCCGCGTGCGGCCCGGGCCGCGGAGCTCCTCACCGGGCCCGGCCTGGACCTGGACGCCCTGCGCCGCCTGGCCGAGGACGACGGCCCCAGCGACCCCGGCCTCCAGGTGGTGATGCGCCGCCTGCGCCGCCTGTCGGTGCCCGAGCGCGTGGTGATGACCGACGTCGTCAACGAGCTGCGCGGCGCCTCCATGGAGCTGGCCATGGCGGCCGGCAACAAGAACGACCACGCCTACGGGGTGGTGCGCCTGCTGGAGGAGGCCGTCGAGCACCACCAGCGCCACCCGGGGGAGACGACCTGCCCCACCTGCGACACCCCCGGCGCGCTGGGCTCGGACTGGGTCCGCCGGGCCCAGGCCCGGCTGCGCGTCCTGCGCCAGCAGGCGGCCCCGGCCGCGGCCGCCCACGAGCGCGCCGACGCCGCCCGCGACCAGGCCCGGTTCCTCATGGCCCCCGCCCCCTCCTGGCTGCCGCCCGACAGCGAGCTGGGCCGCGTGTGGTCCCTGTGGGAGTCGGGCGCCACCATCACCGACCTGGGCGAACTGGCCGACCACATCGAGACCGTCGGGAAGAGCCTGCGCGCCGCCGCCGTCAGCGCCCGCCGGGAGGCCTCCGAACGCCTGGAGGACCCCACCGGCGGCTGGGCGGAGGAGGCCGAGCGGCTGGGCGCCTGGCTCGACGACGCCAAGGAGGCGCTGGGCGCCCGCGACACCCTGGCCGAGGCCGAGGCGGCGCTCACCTGGCTGTCGGAGCAGGCCCGCCTGCTGCGGGAGGAGCGCCTGGGCCCGGTGGCGGGCCAGGCCGAACAGGTGTGGTTCCGGCTCCGCCAGGAACGCCACATCGACCTGCGGGGCATGCGCCTGATCGGGCGCGGCGCCCGCCGCCGGGTCGAGGTGGACGTCACGGTCGACGGCGTCGGGGACCAGACCAGCGCCCCGGGGCTGCTCAGCCAGGGCGAGTTCCAGGCCCTGGCGCTGTCCATCTGCCTGCCGCGCACCCTGGTCGACGGCAACCCGTTCGGGTTCCTGGTGCTGGACGACCCGGTCCAGGCGATGGACACCGAGACCGTGGAGGGGCTGTCCGCCGTCCTGGCGGAGGTGGGCCGCCACCGCCAGCTGGTGGTGTTCACGCACGACACCCGGCTGCCCGACGCCCTGCGCCGGCTGGGGCTGCCCGCCACCATCCGCACCATCAACCGGGACGCCATGTCCAACGTGTGGGTCTCCGACGGATCCGACCGGTACTGA
- a CDS encoding TIGR02680 family protein: protein MVTQETTATADPAATPRYRLERAGIRNVWQYDDHVLEFAEGRLLLRGRNGAGKSKALEMLLPFLLDGDTRRLDTTGTNRTSLRWLMAEDPRAGRLPDPEDTGPDLLGGPEEPEEEAPGEPEDGADGAPAIRLGYLWVEFTTARGDRGLDGAARGAATASALLAAAAGGPDADEDAPEPRHLTLGAAVMAVGNADPRCVFFVTERRVGHDLDLVVDGRPKPVDRLRSEIGADNCYTSAVPYRARVMRDLFGIDDSVRYRNLIHLLYRLRRPTIGDRLEAGELVGVLSEALPPMDESVLDEVARNIADLEQARADKDALTAAGDGVSAFLDDYRAYLVGSLRARVAEVREQLDACAERTAETDRLRAELDELITAESRIAEERDQVRRTRDTAAADEGTLDGARGAAEAATAGERRALDAAVGAYIRAAEATWVAAEHAERVERTTIDLLGEDTDAIGRALDSLRQTHAEAVRAATAAGLDAELLGAVPDTTATVHTPRESTTRVDLQGLEQAVEREPVEGLDLDALREHLGRLHDRLSDAADRATDRADQAARLTGLTTAEAAADRRLVALTSEAESADAVLEHAHTREQDAIADLRARSADYADGVRAWAARLRDSSHAHALGEAVHRLEGSVELPITDSLRVLDASVPATVSRLAHAAVDPLLEELRARRDVAVGEEGRLSDELAELADRRARGTEHAPDRPAWATYPRPDSEGVPLYLAVDFADGLSTREQAGLEAALEASGLLTGWIRADGGLYDPATRDLMLTPARPAKGRTLLDALVPVAVPDRGVGHDSLRALLASIALISEPGAAPGSPEGGEAKHRRDDSVATVSAMSTSGSWRLGVASGAHFKGEPEYIGEAARKRARDRQSANADRRIAIAEALLAEAGERRWGLENSYAELLEVARDLPDPAPLIRAWAALDIARADTAAARRAHDTAAGAADAARTELLGIRARLRGAADEHGLSTVRADLDSSLRALDHLRVLIASELRDLEVLAWTLADHERHIDAWRSARADRVLAEDVRAAAIDDMITVRRQIELGDRARGVPDEQLDAARAQVRDRAEAAARRLPELERAAQRARDERVGAEARLDAATAERAEQVRRALAAGDRLTAALSLPGEGDAPDLPDTVLLGAAGLAARAAADSPLAALLAARPGTAADPAATAPDARLALLRDCVADLEEGLAGQGEVPEVDDSAILGSREELHRLLTSVGWAQTRTELTEPRGLKRLTVHDEDGSRDITAYAERIAASVAGAAETVAIAEEEAFERHLLGELAEHLARQIDEARALIETMNDVLKDVTTSAGLGVRLDWRLAPDAGADIEAVVPLLATPAEERTRVQTTRLRDTLRRCIEAIRRLDPTATGGAQLRAALDYRSWFTFTVYVTDATGHERRLGHRTALSQGEQRVVAYLVLFAAAAAHFDALAARAPWAPRLILLDDAFAKVDEPTHGRLLGLLVELDLDFVLTSERVWGCFASVPSLNIYECLRDPNVPGIATLHFTWDGSRRRLVGV, encoded by the coding sequence GTGGTGACCCAGGAGACGACGGCGACGGCTGATCCCGCCGCCACCCCCCGCTACCGACTCGAACGCGCGGGCATCCGCAACGTCTGGCAGTACGACGACCACGTCCTCGAATTCGCCGAGGGCCGCCTGCTGCTGCGCGGCCGCAACGGCGCGGGCAAGTCCAAGGCGCTGGAGATGCTCCTGCCGTTCCTGCTGGACGGCGACACCCGCCGCCTGGACACCACCGGCACCAACCGCACCAGCCTGCGCTGGCTCATGGCCGAGGACCCGCGCGCCGGACGCCTGCCCGACCCCGAGGACACCGGGCCGGACCTGCTCGGCGGCCCGGAGGAACCCGAGGAGGAGGCCCCCGGCGAGCCGGAGGACGGCGCCGACGGCGCCCCCGCGATCCGCCTCGGCTACCTGTGGGTGGAGTTCACCACCGCCCGCGGCGACCGCGGCCTGGACGGCGCGGCCCGCGGCGCCGCCACCGCCTCCGCCCTGCTGGCCGCCGCGGCCGGCGGCCCGGACGCGGACGAGGACGCCCCCGAGCCCCGCCACCTCACCCTGGGCGCGGCGGTCATGGCGGTCGGGAACGCCGACCCCCGCTGCGTGTTCTTCGTCACCGAGCGCCGCGTCGGCCACGACCTCGACCTCGTCGTCGACGGCCGGCCCAAGCCGGTCGACCGCCTGCGCTCGGAGATCGGCGCCGACAACTGCTACACCTCGGCCGTCCCGTATCGCGCCCGGGTGATGCGCGACCTCTTCGGCATCGACGACTCCGTCCGCTACCGCAACCTCATCCACCTGCTCTACCGGCTGCGCCGCCCCACCATCGGCGACCGCCTGGAGGCGGGCGAGCTGGTCGGCGTCCTCTCCGAGGCGCTGCCGCCCATGGACGAGTCCGTCCTGGACGAGGTCGCCCGCAACATCGCCGACCTGGAGCAGGCCCGCGCCGACAAGGACGCCCTCACCGCCGCGGGCGACGGCGTCTCCGCCTTCCTGGACGACTACCGCGCCTACCTGGTCGGCTCCCTGCGCGCCCGCGTCGCCGAGGTCCGCGAGCAGCTCGACGCCTGCGCCGAGCGCACCGCCGAGACCGACCGGCTGCGCGCCGAGCTCGACGAGCTCATCACCGCCGAGAGCCGCATCGCGGAAGAGCGCGACCAGGTCCGCCGCACCCGCGACACCGCCGCGGCCGACGAGGGCACCCTCGACGGCGCCCGCGGGGCCGCCGAGGCGGCCACCGCCGGCGAGCGCCGCGCCCTGGACGCGGCGGTCGGCGCCTACATCCGCGCCGCCGAGGCCACCTGGGTCGCCGCCGAGCACGCCGAACGGGTCGAACGCACCACCATCGACCTGCTGGGCGAGGACACCGACGCCATCGGCCGCGCCCTGGACTCCCTGCGCCAGACCCACGCCGAGGCGGTCCGCGCAGCCACCGCCGCCGGCCTGGACGCCGAGCTCCTGGGCGCCGTCCCCGACACCACCGCCACCGTCCACACCCCCCGCGAGAGCACCACCCGCGTGGACCTCCAGGGCCTGGAGCAGGCGGTCGAACGCGAACCGGTCGAGGGCCTCGACCTCGACGCCCTGCGCGAGCACCTGGGCCGCCTGCACGACCGCCTCAGCGACGCCGCCGACCGCGCCACCGACCGTGCCGACCAGGCCGCCCGGCTCACCGGCCTCACCACCGCCGAGGCCGCCGCGGACCGCCGCCTGGTCGCCCTCACCAGCGAGGCCGAGAGCGCCGACGCCGTCCTGGAGCACGCCCACACCCGCGAACAGGACGCCATCGCCGACCTGCGCGCCCGCAGCGCCGACTACGCCGACGGCGTCCGCGCCTGGGCGGCGCGCCTGCGCGACTCCAGCCACGCCCACGCGCTGGGCGAGGCGGTCCACCGGCTGGAGGGCAGCGTCGAGCTGCCGATCACCGACTCCCTGCGCGTCCTGGACGCCTCCGTCCCGGCCACCGTCTCCCGCCTGGCCCACGCCGCCGTCGACCCCCTGCTGGAGGAGCTGCGGGCCCGCCGCGACGTCGCAGTCGGCGAGGAGGGCCGGCTCTCCGACGAGCTCGCCGAGCTCGCGGACCGCCGCGCCCGCGGCACCGAGCACGCCCCGGACCGGCCGGCCTGGGCCACCTACCCCCGCCCGGACTCCGAGGGCGTCCCCCTCTACCTCGCCGTCGACTTCGCCGACGGCCTCTCCACCCGCGAGCAGGCGGGGCTGGAGGCCGCTCTGGAGGCCTCGGGTCTGCTCACCGGGTGGATCCGCGCCGACGGCGGCCTCTACGACCCGGCCACCCGGGACCTCATGCTCACCCCGGCCCGCCCGGCCAAGGGCCGCACCCTCCTGGACGCCCTCGTCCCGGTGGCCGTCCCGGACCGGGGCGTGGGCCACGATTCCCTGCGCGCCCTGCTCGCCTCCATCGCCCTGATCTCCGAACCCGGCGCCGCCCCGGGCTCCCCGGAGGGCGGCGAGGCCAAGCACCGCCGCGACGACTCGGTCGCCACCGTCAGCGCCATGTCCACGTCCGGCTCCTGGCGGCTCGGCGTCGCCTCCGGCGCCCACTTCAAGGGCGAGCCCGAGTACATCGGCGAGGCCGCCCGCAAACGCGCGCGCGACCGCCAGTCCGCCAACGCCGACCGCCGCATCGCCATCGCCGAGGCCCTGCTCGCCGAGGCGGGGGAGCGGCGCTGGGGGCTGGAGAACTCCTACGCCGAGCTCCTGGAGGTCGCCCGCGACCTGCCCGACCCGGCCCCGCTCATCCGCGCCTGGGCCGCCCTGGACATCGCCCGCGCCGACACGGCCGCGGCCCGCCGCGCCCACGACACCGCCGCGGGGGCGGCCGACGCCGCCCGCACCGAGCTCCTCGGCATCCGCGCCCGGCTGCGCGGCGCCGCGGACGAGCACGGCCTCTCCACCGTCCGCGCCGACCTCGACAGCTCCCTGCGCGCCCTGGACCACCTGCGCGTCCTCATCGCCTCGGAGCTGCGCGACCTGGAGGTCCTGGCCTGGACCCTGGCCGACCACGAGCGCCACATCGACGCCTGGCGGAGCGCCCGCGCCGACCGCGTCCTGGCCGAGGACGTGCGTGCCGCCGCCATCGACGACATGATCACGGTGCGCCGCCAGATCGAGCTCGGCGACCGCGCCCGCGGCGTCCCCGACGAGCAGCTCGACGCCGCCCGCGCCCAGGTCCGCGACCGCGCCGAGGCCGCCGCCCGCCGCCTGCCCGAGCTGGAGCGGGCCGCCCAGCGCGCCCGCGACGAGCGGGTCGGGGCCGAGGCCCGCCTGGACGCCGCCACCGCCGAACGCGCCGAGCAGGTCCGCCGCGCCCTGGCCGCGGGAGACCGCCTCACCGCGGCCCTGTCCCTGCCGGGCGAGGGCGACGCCCCCGACCTCCCGGACACCGTCCTGCTGGGCGCGGCGGGCCTGGCCGCCCGCGCCGCCGCGGACTCCCCGCTGGCCGCCCTCCTGGCCGCCCGCCCGGGCACCGCCGCCGACCCCGCGGCCACCGCCCCGGACGCCCGCCTGGCCCTGCTGAGGGACTGCGTCGCCGACCTGGAGGAGGGGCTGGCCGGACAGGGGGAGGTCCCCGAGGTCGACGACAGCGCCATCCTGGGCAGCCGAGAGGAGCTGCACCGGCTCCTGACCTCCGTCGGCTGGGCCCAGACCCGCACCGAGCTCACCGAGCCGCGCGGCCTCAAGCGCCTCACCGTCCACGACGAGGACGGCTCCCGCGACATCACGGCCTACGCCGAACGCATCGCCGCCTCCGTCGCCGGGGCCGCGGAGACCGTCGCCATCGCCGAGGAGGAGGCCTTCGAGCGCCACCTGCTGGGCGAGCTGGCCGAGCACCTGGCCCGCCAGATCGACGAGGCCCGCGCCCTCATCGAGACCATGAACGACGTCCTCAAGGACGTCACCACCTCCGCCGGCCTGGGGGTGCGCCTGGACTGGCGGCTGGCCCCGGACGCCGGAGCCGACATCGAGGCCGTCGTCCCGCTGCTGGCCACCCCGGCCGAGGAGCGCACCCGCGTCCAGACCACCCGCCTGCGCGACACCCTGCGCCGCTGCATCGAGGCCATCCGCCGGCTGGACCCCACCGCCACCGGCGGCGCCCAGCTGCGGGCCGCCCTGGACTACCGCTCCTGGTTCACGTTCACGGTCTACGTGACCGACGCCACGGGCCACGAGCGCCGCCTGGGCCACCGCACCGCCCTCAGCCAGGGCGAGCAGCGCGTCGTCGCCTACCTCGTGCTGTTCGCCGCGGCCGCGGCCCACTTCGACGCCCTGGCCGCCCGGGCCCCCTGGGCGCCGCGCCTCATCCTCCTCGACGACGCCTTCGCCAAGGTGGACGAGCCCACGCACGGCCGCCTGCTGGGCCTGCTCGTGGAACTCGACCTGGACTTCGTCCTCACCTCCGAACGCGTCTGGGGCTGCTTCGCCAGCGTGCCGAGCCTCAACATCTACGAATGCCTGCGCGACCCCAACGTGCCGGGCATCGCCACCCTGCACTTCACCTGGGACGGCAGCAGGCGCCGCCTGGTCGGCGTGTAG
- a CDS encoding MaoC family dehydratase N-terminal domain-containing protein, whose translation MAINPDYVGREYRAPEAYEVTRVKIREFAEAVGDTAPVYTDPAAAEAAGYADVVAPPTFPVILGMAGSAQAIADPGLGVDFSRVVHGDQGFRYSRPVVAGDVLDTVTRITDVKALGGNELLTLETVATDASGDHVVTAGMMLVVRGE comes from the coding sequence GTGGCGATCAACCCCGACTACGTGGGCCGGGAGTACCGGGCTCCGGAGGCCTACGAGGTCACCCGCGTCAAGATCCGCGAGTTCGCCGAGGCCGTGGGCGACACCGCCCCCGTCTACACCGACCCGGCCGCGGCCGAGGCCGCCGGATACGCCGACGTGGTGGCACCCCCCACCTTCCCCGTCATCCTCGGCATGGCGGGCTCCGCCCAGGCCATCGCCGACCCCGGGCTGGGCGTCGACTTCTCCCGCGTCGTCCACGGCGACCAGGGCTTCCGCTACAGCCGCCCGGTGGTCGCGGGCGACGTCCTCGACACCGTCACACGCATCACCGACGTCAAGGCACTGGGCGGCAACGAGCTGCTCACCCTGGAGACCGTCGCCACCGACGCCTCCGGCGACCACGTCGTCACGGCGGGCATGATGCTCGTCGTCCGCGGCGAGTAG